A section of the Leeia speluncae genome encodes:
- a CDS encoding methionine ABC transporter permease, which translates to MNFQEIFTFANVSWPEIGGATIDTFIMLGISLVFTILLGLPLGIALYLTAPGGIYAKPKLYAFLSFIVNVLRSLPFIILLILLIPVTLLITGTSIGVTGAIPPLVFGAAPFFGRLVENVLKEVDKGVIEASQAMGASTKQIIFKVLLPEALPGLISAATVTTVALVSYTAMSGVIGGGGLGDLAVRYGYQRFQTDVMIVTVVLLLILVQVLQTIGDRVSTRLRRK; encoded by the coding sequence ATGAACTTCCAAGAAATTTTCACCTTTGCCAATGTTAGCTGGCCAGAAATTGGCGGCGCAACCATTGATACGTTCATCATGCTGGGCATTTCGCTCGTCTTTACCATTTTGCTAGGCCTGCCACTGGGTATTGCGTTGTATTTAACTGCGCCCGGCGGTATCTATGCAAAGCCTAAACTATATGCATTTTTGTCATTTATCGTGAACGTGTTGCGATCTTTGCCATTTATCATTCTGCTTATTTTGTTAATTCCCGTCACTTTGTTGATCACCGGCACATCAATCGGTGTGACTGGCGCGATTCCTCCTCTAGTCTTTGGTGCAGCACCTTTCTTTGGCCGTTTGGTTGAGAATGTTTTAAAAGAAGTAGACAAAGGGGTGATCGAGGCGAGCCAAGCAATGGGTGCTTCGACTAAGCAGATTATCTTTAAGGTACTCTTGCCAGAGGCATTGCCTGGGCTAATTTCGGCTGCTACGGTAACTACCGTTGCGCTGGTTTCTTACACTGCTATGTCTGGTGTGATTGGCGGTGGTGGTTTAGGAGACTTGGCGGTACGTTATGGTTATCAACGTTTTCAAACCGATGTGATGATTGTCACCGTTGTCTTGCTGCTCATACTTGTGCAAGTACTTCAAACCATTGGAGATCGTGTATCTACGCGACTTCGTCGGAAGTAA
- a CDS encoding NAD(P)/FAD-dependent oxidoreductase: MSVPITAFNYPCYEVFNASLPQEADVVIAGAGIMGLATAYYLAKRGLSVVITDKSRIAGQQSNRAWGWVRQQGRDPAEVPLMQASNQIWQTLAQELNGDIEWRQQGCLYAGETAEDMASHEAWLPIAKDHQLDTRLITSSEVSRLVPGLATSVKGGLYTASDGQAEPRRVAPLFAKRAQELGAIILEGNGVTGIETENGRISGVQTERGLIKTKHFVCTSGASSWRLLQLLDIQLPQHIVRGSVSRTSPGPAISGTTYLGNNVGIRQRSDGTFNLAEGAQVDIDITLGHLRGLEWYLGPLWQQRSSFRFNLNGAFLQDIANHFPFSEASQNGKLIHIRDPHLRPNDKIQRQSLAALKQSFPNQKNVQILETWAGGIDVVPDGIPVIDAPSNHPGLLIATGFCGHGFAMGPIVGKLLSNWIVDGEPGMNLHAFRLAKYAEKDLKPPYSLF, from the coding sequence ATGTCGGTTCCAATCACCGCTTTCAACTATCCCTGCTATGAGGTTTTCAATGCATCGCTTCCACAAGAGGCAGATGTTGTGATTGCTGGCGCAGGCATCATGGGGTTAGCGACAGCCTATTATCTGGCCAAAAGAGGGCTATCAGTCGTTATTACAGATAAATCTAGAATTGCAGGTCAGCAATCTAACCGTGCATGGGGTTGGGTGCGCCAGCAAGGAAGAGACCCGGCAGAAGTGCCGCTCATGCAGGCGTCTAACCAGATTTGGCAGACCTTAGCACAAGAATTAAATGGTGACATAGAGTGGCGCCAACAAGGGTGCCTATACGCAGGGGAAACGGCGGAAGACATGGCATCACACGAGGCTTGGTTACCGATTGCCAAAGACCACCAACTAGATACCCGCCTGATTACTAGCAGCGAAGTCTCCAGACTAGTTCCCGGTTTGGCAACGTCGGTCAAAGGTGGCTTGTATACAGCCAGTGATGGACAAGCTGAACCACGCCGTGTTGCGCCTTTATTTGCTAAACGTGCTCAGGAACTAGGTGCCATTATTCTAGAAGGTAATGGAGTAACCGGCATCGAAACAGAGAATGGAAGAATTTCAGGCGTACAAACAGAAAGAGGGTTAATTAAGACTAAACATTTTGTTTGTACATCAGGCGCGAGTAGTTGGCGGCTTTTACAACTGCTAGATATCCAGCTACCGCAGCATATTGTCAGAGGCAGTGTATCAAGAACGTCGCCAGGCCCTGCGATTAGTGGCACCACCTACTTAGGCAATAATGTAGGTATCAGGCAACGTAGTGATGGTACGTTTAATTTAGCGGAAGGTGCGCAAGTAGATATAGATATCACACTTGGCCATCTAAGAGGATTAGAGTGGTATCTTGGACCGCTTTGGCAACAAAGAAGCTCGTTTAGATTTAACCTGAATGGTGCATTTCTGCAAGATATTGCTAACCATTTTCCATTTTCAGAAGCATCTCAAAATGGAAAATTAATTCATATTCGTGATCCGCATCTTCGCCCGAATGACAAGATCCAGCGCCAATCACTCGCTGCGCTGAAACAATCTTTCCCTAACCAAAAAAATGTGCAAATTTTGGAAACATGGGCAGGGGGGATTGATGTGGTGCCTGATGGCATTCCGGTGATCGATGCGCCATCCAACCATCCAGGATTACTCATTGCAACGGGATTCTGCGGACACGGATTTGCGATGGGGCCAATCGTTGGAAAGTTATTGTCTAATTGGATTGTGGATGGTGAACCCGGTATGAATCTACACGCGTTTCGATTGGCAAAATACGCAGAAAAAGACCTCAAACCACCATACTCATTATTCTAA
- a CDS encoding NIL domain-containing protein, whose amino-acid sequence MHDGLLLKLTFTGEAALNPVLDKLSREHQIHYNLFQGAISEIKGESFGQLIAGIKADHLSSAEILAVFAAHGVKTEVIQ is encoded by the coding sequence TTGCATGATGGTCTACTGCTAAAACTAACCTTTACTGGAGAGGCTGCATTAAACCCAGTTTTGGATAAATTAAGCAGAGAACATCAGATCCATTACAACCTTTTCCAAGGTGCCATTTCAGAGATCAAAGGAGAATCTTTTGGTCAGTTAATTGCTGGCATTAAAGCAGATCATTTATCTTCTGCTGAAATATTAGCGGTATTTGCAGCGCATGGCGTTAAAACAGAGGTGATTCAATGA
- a CDS encoding DUF2325 domain-containing protein translates to MQALIVGADTLGNIPKLLAEYDINILKHVSGRNASHQRKTSALPKKADLMILFTDFLGHNVMKHYREIAYTQGVPVMVCRRSTTELQIQLSSAGLAKLTLH, encoded by the coding sequence ATGCAAGCACTCATTGTGGGCGCAGATACACTTGGTAACATACCCAAGTTGCTGGCCGAATACGATATCAATATTCTGAAACACGTTTCAGGTAGAAATGCCTCTCACCAACGGAAAACATCTGCCTTACCCAAAAAGGCAGATTTAATGATCTTATTTACCGATTTTCTCGGACATAATGTAATGAAACATTATCGTGAAATCGCTTACACCCAAGGTGTACCAGTGATGGTCTGCCGGCGATCTACAACCGAATTACAAATACAGCTTTCCAGTGCGGGATTAGCAAAGCTCACCTTACATTAA
- a CDS encoding sigma-54 interaction domain-containing protein, which translates to MQLITLPNAQKLSTSIRATALVFEDPKSRALHQHIELIAPSDATVLIIGETGTGKELIARHVHELSARKDKPFVAVNCGAFSETLVESELFGHEKGSFTGAVSQKAGWFEAANGGTIFLDEIGDLPLSMQVKLLRVLQEREVTRIGARHAIPINVRVIAATNVDLEEAVIAGNFREDLYYRLRVAELDLLPLCERTGDILPLANYFVSLYKKRLNIAEAYLSPSAEQKLITHSWPGNIRELENIIHHALLVSKTGTIQADDLHIVRRIKSPAANANVQEQRYAVIPEQKDPYERLSLALKDIFEDPSPLLYEKIDHVFVKVAYDYCHRNQLQTSRLLDLSRNIVRAKLIKYGELKEGKQRFGLSQQDLSDLSVA; encoded by the coding sequence ATGCAACTAATAACACTCCCAAATGCACAAAAGCTCTCTACCTCTATACGTGCGACAGCCTTAGTATTTGAAGACCCAAAATCGCGTGCATTGCATCAACATATTGAATTGATTGCGCCTAGTGATGCGACAGTTTTAATCATTGGGGAAACGGGGACGGGCAAAGAGCTAATTGCAAGACATGTACACGAATTAAGTGCTAGAAAAGACAAGCCTTTTGTGGCGGTAAATTGTGGCGCATTTTCAGAAACACTCGTGGAAAGCGAACTGTTTGGCCATGAAAAAGGATCATTTACTGGTGCGGTGTCTCAGAAAGCCGGCTGGTTTGAAGCGGCAAATGGCGGCACTATCTTTCTGGATGAGATTGGAGATTTACCACTCTCTATGCAAGTAAAGTTACTACGTGTTCTGCAAGAACGAGAGGTCACTCGAATTGGTGCGCGCCATGCCATCCCTATTAATGTTCGGGTGATTGCCGCAACCAACGTAGATTTGGAAGAAGCGGTGATCGCCGGTAATTTTAGGGAAGATTTATACTATCGCCTGCGGGTTGCCGAGTTAGATTTATTGCCCCTATGCGAACGCACGGGAGATATTTTACCCTTAGCCAACTATTTTGTTAGTTTATATAAAAAGCGACTAAACATAGCAGAAGCCTACTTATCTCCTTCTGCGGAGCAAAAACTAATTACACATAGTTGGCCAGGTAATATTCGTGAGCTAGAAAATATTATTCACCATGCACTGCTGGTGAGTAAAACCGGGACGATTCAGGCAGACGATTTACATATTGTACGGAGAATTAAATCCCCCGCCGCAAATGCAAATGTTCAGGAGCAACGCTATGCAGTGATCCCTGAACAAAAAGATCCTTATGAGAGACTCTCGCTCGCGTTAAAAGATATTTTTGAAGACCCATCACCCCTGCTATATGAAAAGATTGATCATGTCTTCGTAAAAGTAGCTTATGACTATTGCCATCGAAACCAGTTGCAAACTAGCCGTTTATTAGATCTCAGTCGCAATATTGTGCGAGCCAAACTCATTAAATATGGCGAGCTAAAAGAAGGAAAGCAGCGATTTGGCTTAAGCCAGCAAGATTTATCCGATTTAAGTGTGGCTTAA
- a CDS encoding acyl-CoA dehydrogenase family protein, whose amino-acid sequence MSVTTLSTGTDYEVLANKFRPIFEKIAKGTLDREQKRQLPVEPIKWLKEAGFGAVRVPKTYGGDGASLPQLFQLLIELATADSNLPQALRGHFAFVEDKLNAPQSASRDKWFERFVAGDIVGNAWTEVGTVKIGDVITKVSQKDGKTVVNGNKFYTTGSIFADWIDVYAQRAHDKSDVIAAVKTHQAGVTVSDDWDGFGQRTTGSGTAVFQDAEVEAEDVIDFNQRFKYQTSFYQLVLLAVQSGIAKAVERDVSQQVRERHRVYSTGNADQVKDDAQILQVIGQISAQAFTVETITLRAAESAQRAYLARFSRNDEEEKAANIAAEIDSAKAQVVASELVLRASTDLFNALGASAAKATTSLDRHWRNARTVSSHNPLIYKARIVGDWVVNDKEPPYVWQIGSGNPEKAKQQEKAKVAA is encoded by the coding sequence ATGTCAGTTACCACCCTATCTACCGGCACCGACTATGAAGTGTTAGCCAATAAATTCAGACCGATCTTTGAAAAAATTGCAAAAGGGACATTAGACAGAGAACAAAAAAGGCAGCTTCCCGTTGAGCCAATCAAATGGCTAAAAGAAGCGGGTTTTGGTGCTGTACGCGTGCCAAAAACATACGGTGGGGATGGTGCCTCTTTACCTCAACTTTTCCAATTATTAATTGAGTTGGCCACGGCGGATTCTAACTTGCCACAAGCCTTACGTGGTCACTTTGCTTTTGTGGAAGACAAGCTAAATGCGCCTCAAAGCGCCTCAAGAGATAAATGGTTTGAGCGTTTTGTCGCAGGCGATATTGTCGGCAATGCGTGGACGGAAGTAGGCACAGTCAAGATTGGCGATGTAATTACCAAAGTCTCACAAAAAGACGGTAAAACGGTTGTTAATGGTAATAAGTTTTACACCACCGGGAGCATTTTTGCTGATTGGATTGATGTTTACGCGCAACGTGCGCATGACAAATCAGATGTGATTGCCGCTGTAAAAACACACCAAGCAGGGGTGACAGTAAGTGATGATTGGGATGGTTTTGGTCAACGTACGACAGGTAGCGGAACCGCCGTATTTCAAGATGCTGAAGTTGAAGCAGAGGATGTCATCGATTTTAATCAACGATTCAAATACCAAACATCATTTTATCAATTGGTACTGCTAGCAGTCCAATCGGGTATTGCAAAAGCAGTAGAGAGAGATGTCAGCCAACAAGTAAGAGAAAGGCATCGCGTTTACAGTACTGGTAATGCAGACCAAGTAAAAGATGATGCCCAAATCCTGCAGGTAATTGGCCAAATCTCAGCGCAAGCGTTTACAGTAGAAACAATTACCCTCCGTGCGGCAGAAAGTGCTCAGCGAGCATATTTAGCCAGATTTAGCCGAAATGATGAAGAAGAAAAAGCAGCTAATATTGCTGCAGAAATTGATTCGGCAAAAGCGCAAGTAGTTGCATCTGAACTGGTACTAAGAGCATCGACAGACTTATTTAATGCATTAGGCGCATCGGCTGCAAAAGCAACAACCAGCTTAGATCGCCACTGGAGAAATGCTAGAACCGTTTCTTCTCATAATCCACTGATTTACAAGGCCAGAATTGTGGGTGATTGGGTGGTGAATGATAAAGAGCCACCATATGTTTGGCAGATTGGCAGTGGCAACCCAGAAAAAGCGAAACAACAGGAGAAAGCAAAAGTAGCGGCTTAA
- a CDS encoding TOBE domain-containing protein, producing the protein MAIQAINVRNQFKGKIKEIIEGPVLSEVDVETPAGTVTSVITTRSIKELNLGVGSEVIAFVKSTEVSIAKL; encoded by the coding sequence ATGGCAATTCAGGCAATTAATGTTAGAAACCAATTCAAAGGGAAGATTAAAGAGATTATTGAAGGGCCTGTATTATCGGAAGTAGATGTTGAAACCCCGGCAGGCACGGTGACCTCTGTTATTACGACCCGATCAATCAAAGAGCTAAATCTAGGCGTAGGTTCTGAAGTGATTGCCTTTGTAAAATCAACAGAAGTATCTATCGCAAAACTGTAA
- a CDS encoding EAL domain-containing protein, with protein MNNEQALGKICQKLNLLLGIQSVDLYGLKVENDKIVAQFGEWHLESRFFPVIELKSLKQKAVEARLIIKGPHQRLIDEQIIFAVESNPKRIILLDRMIRALHTSNFAIQYEADPFSLDLQGKHMESLDELHGVFQHQLMDYWSLPAELLTLKIVHHNACSPERLQKAIDNYRQRGYRLGLKLDKPGVTDCLHMWTFGPDQIQLPDRFSSRMLVEEPLKKGFRALVQACHEVTNTLTLADVHNEVQRKIAFDAGVDWVMS; from the coding sequence ATGAATAATGAACAAGCACTAGGTAAAATTTGTCAGAAGCTCAACCTGTTATTAGGTATTCAGAGCGTTGATCTCTATGGACTCAAAGTTGAAAACGATAAAATCGTGGCGCAATTTGGGGAGTGGCACTTAGAGAGCCGATTTTTCCCGGTGATAGAGCTAAAAAGCCTAAAGCAAAAGGCCGTAGAGGCACGCCTAATCATCAAAGGGCCGCATCAACGGTTGATCGATGAGCAAATTATTTTTGCTGTTGAGTCCAATCCTAAGCGAATCATTTTGCTGGATCGAATGATTAGAGCCTTGCACACCAGTAATTTTGCAATTCAATATGAAGCCGACCCATTTTCACTTGATCTTCAAGGAAAACACATGGAGTCACTAGATGAATTACATGGTGTTTTTCAACATCAATTAATGGATTATTGGTCGCTTCCAGCCGAGTTACTCACCTTAAAAATAGTGCATCACAATGCGTGTTCGCCAGAACGCTTGCAAAAAGCGATCGATAACTATCGTCAGCGGGGTTATCGGCTAGGGCTAAAGTTAGATAAACCAGGTGTGACAGACTGCTTACATATGTGGACATTTGGACCAGACCAGATCCAATTGCCTGATCGTTTTTCATCGAGGATGTTGGTTGAAGAACCGCTAAAGAAGGGATTTCGTGCGCTTGTGCAAGCTTGCCATGAGGTAACCAATACATTAACACTGGCTGACGTACATAATGAAGTGCAAAGAAAAATTGCGTTTGATGCTGGTGTAGATTGGGTAATGTCTTAA
- the cysK gene encoding cysteine synthase A: MSKWFENNTDAIGHTPLVRLNRILDGAKATVLAKIEGRNPAYSVKCRIGAALVADAEARGVLGPGKEIVEPTSGNTGIALAFVAAAKGIPLTLTMPETMSLERRKLLAAYGAKLILTEGSKGMAGAIAKAEEIAASQPEKFVLLQQFKNPANPAIHEATTGPEIFEATDGKVDYFVAGVGTGGTITGVSRYLKQTKALPLTSIAVEPEASPVITQTRNGETVKPGPHKIQGIGAGFVPAILDLSLIDAVETVSNEDAVLYARRLAREEGILSGISSGAAVAAAARIAQRPENEGKTIVVILPDSGERYLSSVLFEGLFDPATGLATSA; encoded by the coding sequence ATGAGTAAATGGTTTGAAAATAATACAGATGCAATTGGCCATACCCCACTAGTTCGACTCAATCGAATCTTAGATGGCGCAAAAGCGACGGTGCTAGCCAAAATTGAAGGAAGAAACCCTGCTTACTCGGTGAAGTGCCGTATTGGTGCTGCACTAGTAGCAGATGCAGAAGCAAGAGGTGTTCTCGGCCCAGGTAAAGAGATTGTAGAACCGACAAGCGGAAATACAGGGATTGCATTGGCGTTTGTCGCCGCAGCAAAAGGAATCCCGTTGACACTCACCATGCCAGAAACCATGAGTCTTGAGCGGAGAAAATTGCTCGCTGCATATGGAGCAAAACTAATCTTGACTGAAGGATCAAAAGGAATGGCGGGAGCCATTGCAAAAGCAGAAGAAATTGCCGCTAGCCAACCAGAAAAGTTTGTTTTGCTACAGCAGTTTAAGAACCCTGCTAACCCTGCCATTCATGAAGCGACCACCGGCCCTGAAATATTTGAAGCCACAGATGGCAAGGTCGATTACTTTGTTGCCGGAGTAGGAACTGGTGGAACCATTACGGGTGTATCGCGTTATTTAAAACAAACAAAAGCACTTCCACTAACCTCAATTGCCGTAGAGCCAGAAGCGAGCCCGGTCATCACACAAACGAGAAATGGCGAAACGGTCAAACCTGGTCCACATAAAATTCAGGGAATTGGTGCTGGATTTGTACCCGCTATACTCGACTTAAGCTTGATTGATGCTGTTGAAACGGTATCGAATGAAGATGCTGTTCTTTATGCAAGAAGGCTTGCGAGAGAAGAAGGTATTCTATCTGGTATTTCGAGTGGGGCAGCTGTCGCAGCGGCAGCCAGAATTGCGCAACGCCCTGAAAATGAAGGAAAAACGATTGTAGTTATCTTGCCGGATTCAGGAGAACGTTATCTCAGCTCTGTGTTATTTGAAGGATTATTTGATCCGGCAACCGGTTTGGCAACCTCAGCCTAA
- the ssuE gene encoding NADPH-dependent FMN reductase, whose product MSVLAILGSPSKQSKTGRLIERAEQLLTQQDIQLNTIRVHDFDAEKLLHADFSDPSIKAFQEAVKSADGLIIATPVYKAAYAGALKVLLDLIPEGGLEGKPVLPLASGGTPVHLLAVDYAIKPVLAALKAGHIQQGVFAVDKQIKVNDEGHVQLDEELDERITPAVLQFAEQVQKAHPHFKAPQGHQQKPSNLQICL is encoded by the coding sequence ATGTCGGTTTTAGCAATTTTAGGCAGCCCAAGCAAACAATCAAAAACGGGCAGGTTAATTGAGAGAGCAGAGCAATTGCTCACTCAACAAGATATCCAATTAAATACGATCAGGGTGCATGACTTTGATGCAGAAAAATTACTTCATGCAGATTTTTCCGACCCTAGTATCAAAGCATTTCAAGAGGCGGTGAAATCAGCAGACGGCTTAATTATTGCCACCCCAGTTTATAAGGCCGCTTATGCGGGCGCGTTAAAAGTCTTGTTAGACCTAATTCCTGAAGGCGGGCTAGAAGGTAAACCCGTGCTTCCTTTGGCTTCTGGTGGCACGCCTGTTCATCTACTCGCAGTGGATTATGCAATTAAACCTGTGTTGGCAGCATTAAAGGCCGGTCATATCCAACAAGGTGTATTTGCGGTTGATAAACAAATCAAAGTAAATGATGAAGGTCATGTGCAGTTGGATGAAGAACTAGATGAACGAATTACCCCAGCGGTTTTGCAGTTTGCAGAACAGGTTCAAAAAGCGCATCCACATTTCAAGGCACCGCAAGGCCACCAGCAAAAACCTAGTAATTTACAAATTTGCTTATAA
- a CDS encoding RBBP9/YdeN family alpha/beta hydrolase, with protein sequence MSATILNSRFIVVPGWKNSGPLHWQSSWANSLPNVSRVYQENWQEPQLEKWLEGLNNAIEASTTPAILIAHSLGCITATHWVKRNLKSGRVKGLFLVAPADIERANAPKEISQFAPILKERIPVPTHVIASTNDPFCQLDRAKTFAKHWEASLTILPDAFHINAESGHQTWNEGKVLLYRFTEEVSRLVA encoded by the coding sequence ATGAGCGCCACTATTTTGAATAGCCGTTTTATTGTGGTTCCAGGATGGAAAAACTCTGGGCCTTTGCATTGGCAATCTAGTTGGGCAAATTCATTACCAAATGTAAGCCGTGTGTATCAAGAAAATTGGCAAGAGCCACAGTTAGAAAAGTGGTTAGAAGGCTTAAATAATGCGATCGAAGCATCTACAACGCCTGCCATCTTGATTGCTCACAGCTTAGGCTGCATTACCGCCACGCATTGGGTAAAAAGAAATTTGAAATCCGGGCGAGTAAAAGGGCTTTTCCTAGTAGCGCCTGCCGATATTGAAAGAGCAAATGCACCTAAGGAAATTAGCCAATTTGCGCCCATATTAAAAGAAAGGATCCCTGTTCCGACGCATGTTATTGCAAGTACGAATGATCCATTTTGCCAATTAGATAGAGCGAAAACCTTTGCCAAGCACTGGGAAGCAAGCCTCACCATTCTGCCAGATGCTTTTCATATCAACGCCGAAAGTGGGCACCAAACTTGGAATGAAGGGAAGGTGTTGTTGTACCGTTTTACCGAAGAAGTCAGTCGATTAGTTGCATAA
- a CDS encoding trans-sulfuration enzyme family protein produces the protein MPFTSSSLSPETLAVHSQLKPSEPYKDIVSPIYVATTYERAADNRYPGGRVYSRDGNPTYIDIEQCLSKLENGEDALLFASGMAAATSVFQALQPESTVLAPKHMYWALRKWLIQFTQQWKIHLHFYENGNSDEIITLLSQHQVDLIWIETPANPTWELTDVAAITKSAKQKGTRIAVDATVMTPVLAKPLDWRADLVMHSATKYLNGHSDVIAGALVTKVVSPFWQRIREIRALGGSVLGPFEAWLLQRGLKTLFLRVKTASANALELAYYLEQHPQILSVSYPGLSSFPQHELAKTQFTNGFGGMLSIRIKGGAQQAIAVAAGLQVFKRATSLGSVESLVEHRKSVEGEGSACPDDLLRLSIGIENIHDLIQDFRQALDQLEK, from the coding sequence ATGCCTTTTACTTCATCTTCACTTAGCCCAGAAACCCTTGCCGTTCACAGCCAATTAAAGCCTAGTGAGCCATACAAAGACATTGTTTCTCCCATCTATGTCGCGACTACATACGAAAGAGCGGCAGACAATCGTTATCCCGGTGGTCGTGTTTATTCTAGGGATGGCAATCCGACTTATATCGATATTGAGCAATGCTTAAGTAAGTTAGAAAACGGGGAAGATGCGTTGTTATTTGCGTCAGGGATGGCCGCAGCAACCTCTGTTTTTCAAGCATTGCAACCCGAATCTACCGTGCTAGCGCCTAAGCATATGTATTGGGCGCTACGAAAATGGTTAATTCAATTTACTCAGCAATGGAAAATTCATCTGCATTTTTATGAGAATGGAAATTCAGACGAGATAATTACTTTACTCTCACAACATCAGGTTGATCTCATTTGGATTGAAACACCCGCGAATCCAACATGGGAGTTAACGGATGTAGCCGCTATTACTAAATCAGCCAAGCAAAAAGGCACACGCATTGCGGTTGACGCCACGGTGATGACCCCCGTGTTGGCTAAGCCACTGGATTGGAGGGCTGATTTGGTGATGCATTCAGCGACTAAATACCTGAATGGGCATTCTGATGTGATTGCAGGTGCACTAGTGACAAAAGTCGTATCGCCATTTTGGCAACGAATACGTGAAATCCGCGCCTTAGGCGGGAGTGTATTAGGGCCCTTTGAAGCATGGTTATTGCAACGCGGATTAAAAACCCTTTTTCTTCGAGTAAAAACGGCAAGCGCAAATGCGTTAGAATTAGCGTACTACTTGGAGCAACACCCACAGATACTATCCGTCAGTTATCCGGGGCTAAGTTCATTTCCCCAACATGAATTAGCAAAAACACAATTTACCAACGGATTTGGCGGCATGTTATCTATCCGTATCAAGGGGGGAGCCCAACAGGCCATTGCGGTAGCTGCGGGTTTACAAGTTTTTAAACGTGCAACCTCTTTAGGTTCGGTAGAAAGTTTAGTAGAACATCGGAAAAGTGTAGAGGGCGAGGGTAGTGCATGCCCTGATGATCTACTTCGACTATCTATCGGGATCGAAAACATCCATGATCTCATCCAAGATTTTCGACAAGCACTAGATCAATTAGAAAAATAA
- a CDS encoding MetQ/NlpA family ABC transporter substrate-binding protein, translating into MTLSRKFSTLLVGLLASVSVFAAPTKLVVAANPIPHAEILEHIKPILAKQGVDLEVKVFNDYVLPNTQVEEKQLDANYFQHIPYLNKFNQDRGTHLVVASKGVHIEPFAAYSTKFKKTAQIPNGATVAIPNDAVNSGRALLLLQANGLIKLKDPTNITASVKDIVANPKNLNFKELEAATLPRILNQVDVALINANYALEAKLNPVKDSLFAEKKSPYANLLVARPDNANSPAIKKLAAALTSPEVKKFILKKYQGGVVPAF; encoded by the coding sequence ATGACTCTCTCTCGTAAATTTTCAACCTTACTAGTCGGTTTGTTGGCTTCGGTTTCTGTATTTGCTGCACCAACTAAATTAGTGGTTGCTGCAAACCCAATTCCACATGCTGAAATTCTTGAGCACATCAAGCCTATCTTGGCTAAACAAGGTGTGGATTTGGAAGTTAAAGTATTTAATGACTATGTTCTGCCAAATACGCAGGTAGAAGAAAAGCAATTGGATGCTAACTACTTCCAGCACATTCCTTACCTGAACAAATTTAACCAAGACCGTGGCACACATTTGGTTGTAGCCAGCAAAGGTGTTCATATCGAGCCATTTGCTGCTTACTCAACAAAGTTTAAGAAAACTGCACAAATTCCAAATGGCGCAACCGTTGCAATTCCTAACGATGCCGTCAACTCTGGCCGCGCTTTGCTGTTGCTTCAAGCAAATGGTTTGATTAAATTAAAAGATCCAACCAACATCACCGCTTCAGTAAAAGACATTGTTGCTAACCCTAAGAACTTGAACTTTAAAGAACTAGAAGCAGCTACCTTGCCGCGTATTTTGAACCAAGTGGATGTTGCATTGATTAATGCAAACTACGCGTTGGAAGCGAAATTGAACCCTGTGAAAGATAGCTTGTTCGCAGAGAAAAAATCTCCATACGCAAACTTGTTAGTTGCACGTCCAGACAATGCAAATAGCCCAGCAATTAAGAAATTGGCTGCTGCCTTAACTAGCCCAGAAGTGAAGAAATTCATTTTGAAAAAATACCAAGGTGGCGTAGTGCCAGCGTTCTAA